The following is a genomic window from Halococcus sediminicola.
CCTTGCCCACGACTGCGAGCATTTCGAAGAACTCTTAGAACCGCCTGAAAGGCCGTCGAACCACAAATTGGTGTGATTCTCGTTGGTAAGTTCGTTCGACACTCAGCCGGAGTGGATGAGCGAACCTACAGTCTTCCTCCCCGTGGCAGTTGACACCTCTTTTCTGCTTATATCGAAATGGTGATTGGTGGCGAATAGACCTATGTGCACGCGTCTCGTTCGGTAACCAATGACTACACGTTTCGTTCCGACCCATGTCCGGTCTGCAATAGGCATCGTCGCGACTGATCGAGAGCGCACAGTGAGCGAACGTAGAGCGTTTACGAGCTTCATCGACCGACTCTCGGACTTCTCAGTGGAGAGCATCGATTCGAATACGAGCTTAGATTGCTCCACACCCGTCCAGATAGTACTCGAGCAGACCCAGTCATCACACTCGGAATCAGATCAACTCGCACGTGTGCGCGAGCTGTATCGAGAGACTGTCATGGGAGTCGAGCATTATTCTGACGAGTACGGTGATTCGTTCGATGAGAGCATTGTCGAAGAATTTGGATCCGAAACCGCTGCTGCAATACTCAACAGTGACCAACTCACGCCACAACTCCGCGACCGACTCATCGAAGCCGGTAACCGAGCACGCGAGAGTCGTCACGCATTACTCCAGGGTCTCGAGAACGAGCATAACGCCCTCCAGAGTGCCGATGAAGCTCTCACCGAGTTAGGTGCTGATCTCGATGACGTACTTTCGGCACACTCGTTCCAGACGTGGCCGGACGAAGAGCTTGCGACTGTCCGAAAGGACCTCCATGCACGAGAACGCGAATGCGACCGGTTGGCTGTCGACCGTCAGAGTACTCTTCACGAACAGCGCGTTCCCAGTACTCATCACATCGGCCTCGAATTCACGGAATATCTATATCGATCGCTGCCAGTAACTTTTCCCGTATTAGCCGATATCGCCAGCCTAACCGAAACGCTTCGTACTGCCCGTCAGAACGTTGATCACGCGCTTGCTTCAGAAACGAACGGTTGTACACACTCTCCATTCATCTGAATTCCTCGCGGATTGGTTTTGAAACAGCGAATTCACAAAACTGTCGAGAGATGTTTCCAAATTATTATATATGCGACGATTCTGGCATTCGATAGTACAACTGTCGCCGAGCCGTATTTAGGCGACAGGACGGGTTGCGGGTTGTTCTTCGCGTGGAACAGCTAGTCTCTCGGCATCAGCGACTGCATGGCCGAAGAGATGGGAGATCACGAGGTTCATGTAGAACCCAACGAACAGACCAGCGATGGCTCCGAGGATCGGCACGAGACCGATCACACCCATGACGAGACCTGCGGCAAAGCTCACGAGGATGGCACGAAGCCAACCACTGACGTAGCGCCGGCTGGTGAGAACCGGTCGGAGGTTGTCCAGCTTGAAAGCGGCACCGACACGTTCCTCGCGTGCGAACACGGTAGTCGCAGCAGGGAGGCTGTAGGCCGCTGCCAGATACGCAATGGCACTCACGATGATGCCGACCATCTGCAGAGTGCCCGAGAACACAGCAAGGCTGAGCCCGAACAGGACGATCGGGGCGAAGAGATATCCAATCGCGATGGCGAATCCTTTGAGGCCATCGACTGCGAGTTTTCCCCAGTCGTCGAACTGGGGAAGTTCGTCATCGCCCAGCGTCGTGTGTCGAAGCACGCGGATCCCGTAGCCTCCAAGAATGAAGGCAGGAACAATGAGAACGCTGAGCAGACTCAGCACGCCGCCGATCAGGACGGTTTTTAGTACGTGGTCGCTCTCTCGCGGATAGTTGATTGCTGCTGATAGCATTTGGTTTCTCCTGTGACTACGATTGACCGATTGGAATCCAGTTTCTCTCCCCGGAGGACCGAATCTGACACCGCTGGGCAATTATAGCAATACTATATGGGTTTTGTAAGTATATAACCATTGTTGTAATCAACAATAAACAATCAGATTTTGGCAATAGCAACTCTCTATTCGGTGGTTGCACAGCAGCTAACAGCGAAACAGTATGTCGACGGCTGACAGCAATGGTTATGTTCTCATACGTTCTATAAGATGTGGAATACAGGAGCTACTCGCTCTCGTCGTTAGCATTCGACGCTCCGCTGTATTCCTCTCCCGTTCAGTCGTGTATTTGTTCTATGGCGCTGTTGGTATGCACCTGCAAAACTCCACTTACCAGACCGTCAACTACCCACGACTGAAGTCGTGGGCTTATCGGTGGACTCCCGCTCTGGCCGACACAGCGTCGGCAGGTGAATATTCACCGTTCGCGTTCACTGTCCCCGATTTTAGGGCCAGCTGACGATTGGCCCGTCCAGACCGAGACTTTTGCCCGGCCCGGACGTGTTTCCATGCAACGTTCTTCGCCGCGTTGTAATCGGCGTGAACCTCGTACCCACAGTTCCCACAGCAAAACTCATCGTCACCGTTCGGGCGATTCCCCTCAGCGGTGTGTCCGCACGCGGAACACCGCTGACTCGTGTACGCCGGGTTCACCTCTACCATGTCGATACCGAACGGTTCAGCCTTGTACTCAACGTACTCGAACAACTGGTTGAATGCCCCCTGCTGAAACTTCGAGGCGTTCGAGATGCGCTCTCGAATACCCGTCAGATTCTCGAAGGCGATTATTGAACACTCATGTTCAATAGCCTCTTGAACCAACTCTTTCGAGACGGTGTGCAAGAGGTCTTCCGACCATTGAGAGAATCGTTGACCGATGCCCTTGATGGTCCAGTGTGCCGATTCGGTTCCGGTCTGTTGCAGGTTTCCACGTAGCCGCTCGTAGGCATCGCGGCGGTGATTCAAAAGACCGCCCGACCAAAATCTGGCGGTCGAAGTGACCGCCAGATTCTCGATACCGAGATCCACGCCGAGGACCGAAGGGTGCTCGGCGGGTTCGGCATCGTCCATCTCCGTCTTTGCGCGGAGGTGGAGGTAAAACGAGCCGTTGCGGTAGTGAAGCGTTGCGCCATTGACCGAATACTTGTCGGATTCAACGTATTTGTCGAACGGTGTGCCGTCCGTCTCGGGTGGCAGGACGTACTCCGCTTCGACTCTACCGTCCGGGGTTGCAAGCGACGCCCAGTCGTCGTGAAGCGTCGCACTGCGGTTGTCGTAGTCGGCAAAATCGCTGGTGAACGTGGGCAAGGACGCTTTGTCGCCATCCTTCCAGCGTTCGACAACAGCTTTCAGGGCGTCAGCCGCCCGCGAGCGGGCGGCTTGGACGAGGTTTGCGTGCAAGTCGTCTGTTCGTTCTCGCACTTCGTCATAGGTGCGTTCGTGAAGGCATGACTTGCTCGTCTCGATGTAACCGTTCTCCTTACGGGAACGGCTGACGACACAGTTGGCAGCGAAGCGAAACTCCTCGAACGTCGCATGGAGGGATTCGGCGTCACTGTCGCTCACGTTGAGATTCACCGGGATAGTGCGCTGAATCTCCACACATCATATTATATCGTGAGTAACGTAATGGCTTTGGTGGGGGAGTCATCTGGTAGACATGCCGAATCAACTGAATGTGGCGGTGTACGCGCTCCTCCCACGAGTAAACTCGTGGGTTTCCGCGCTGGGAGAGCTATGGTACGAGATCGTCGTCCCGCTGGCGAAACTCGGTACCGGGAGCTATCTCCCGCCGGTAGCGGCTGTGTTCCTCGGCACGGGACTGTCGGTCGCCGCGACCGGTCGCCACGGCGCGATCCGTGGGCTCCGCATCGGCGGAATCGCCACCCTCGGCATCGTCTTGCTGTACGTGCTCGTCGGCGGGATCGTGCTCGTCGTCGGCCAGTGGGTACGCCCGTATCTCACGTCGCTCCAGCTGCTCGTCGGCCCGTTGTTTGTCGCCCTCGGCATCGCCTACTATCGGGGTATCTCGCCGTTGCAGGCCATCGAACTCCCCGAGCGCGGCAAGATATCCGACTCGGAGTTCTTCACCTTCGGCCTGCTCTACGGTGTCGGAAGTCTCGTCTGCAACCTCCCGGTGTTCCTCGGCGTCGTGCTCTCGTCGTTTTTTACGGGGAGTTTCCTCTCGGGACTGGCGGTCTTCGCCGCCTTCGCTGCCGGGGTGGGCACGCTGATGATCGGTCTGAGTGTTGTCGCGAGCCTCACTGAGGGATCGCTCTCGCTCGGGCGCTACGCCGCCCCGGTCCGATCGGTTTGCAGTGCTGCGTTCGTGCTCATCGGACTGTACGTGACGTGGTACACGCTCCGCTCTCTCGGCCATCTATCTGCCGGTGAAATCATTGGATAGTTCAGC
Proteins encoded in this region:
- a CDS encoding DUF7260 family protein, with protein sequence MTTRFVPTHVRSAIGIVATDRERTVSERRAFTSFIDRLSDFSVESIDSNTSLDCSTPVQIVLEQTQSSHSESDQLARVRELYRETVMGVEHYSDEYGDSFDESIVEEFGSETAAAILNSDQLTPQLRDRLIEAGNRARESRHALLQGLENEHNALQSADEALTELGADLDDVLSAHSFQTWPDEELATVRKDLHARERECDRLAVDRQSTLHEQRVPSTHHIGLEFTEYLYRSLPVTFPVLADIASLTETLRTARQNVDHALASETNGCTHSPFI
- a CDS encoding DUF4013 domain-containing protein, giving the protein MLSAAINYPRESDHVLKTVLIGGVLSLLSVLIVPAFILGGYGIRVLRHTTLGDDELPQFDDWGKLAVDGLKGFAIAIGYLFAPIVLFGLSLAVFSGTLQMVGIIVSAIAYLAAAYSLPAATTVFAREERVGAAFKLDNLRPVLTSRRYVSGWLRAILVSFAAGLVMGVIGLVPILGAIAGLFVGFYMNLVISHLFGHAVADAERLAVPREEQPATRPVA
- a CDS encoding RNA-guided endonuclease InsQ/TnpB family protein, coding for MSDSDAESLHATFEEFRFAANCVVSRSRKENGYIETSKSCLHERTYDEVRERTDDLHANLVQAARSRAADALKAVVERWKDGDKASLPTFTSDFADYDNRSATLHDDWASLATPDGRVEAEYVLPPETDGTPFDKYVESDKYSVNGATLHYRNGSFYLHLRAKTEMDDAEPAEHPSVLGVDLGIENLAVTSTARFWSGGLLNHRRDAYERLRGNLQQTGTESAHWTIKGIGQRFSQWSEDLLHTVSKELVQEAIEHECSIIAFENLTGIRERISNASKFQQGAFNQLFEYVEYKAEPFGIDMVEVNPAYTSQRCSACGHTAEGNRPNGDDEFCCGNCGYEVHADYNAAKNVAWKHVRAGQKSRSGRANRQLALKSGTVNANGEYSPADAVSARAGVHR
- a CDS encoding integral membrane transporter; translated protein: MPNQLNVAVYALLPRVNSWVSALGELWYEIVVPLAKLGTGSYLPPVAAVFLGTGLSVAATGRHGAIRGLRIGGIATLGIVLLYVLVGGIVLVVGQWVRPYLTSLQLLVGPLFVALGIAYYRGISPLQAIELPERGKISDSEFFTFGLLYGVGSLVCNLPVFLGVVLSSFFTGSFLSGLAVFAAFAAGVGTLMIGLSVVASLTEGSLSLGRYAAPVRSVCSAAFVLIGLYVTWYTLRSLGHLSAGEIIG